The window GCGACCCGCAGGCGGGAGCCCGAATTATTGGTCGCGGAATTCCCATAACTCGAGTCGTACAGAGAAAGGTATCTGCTCTTTCGATCTTCTGGCAGGAGCATCCAAACGGCGGCTAATATCACTGTGTAAGCTGCCAGCAGGCGCAGTCGCTTAGGCGACGCGACACTAGCAAGCAGGCCAGCCAGCAATATGCCGACCATTCCCATTCTCGAACCAGTCAGCATTACACAATAACCCGCCATGCCAAAGTGCCCAAGGAGCAGGACGCGCTGCCAACGTTTGCGCCATCCGCTCCATAGCACCCAGGCAAATGGCTGGCTGCATACTATGAGCCCGGCCAAGTCATTGGGATCGCGGAATGTTTGACCGATGCCTTGCATACGCACAATACCTTGGGCGTACCAGGCGTTTCCATTGAAGTTTTCTCGCAAGGTGTGCGCCATGACAAGAGTTACGACGGCGAAATGTCCGACGATGATATTGCGCAAGTCCTGATCGGTCCGGACAGATGTAACGAGCAGGACATAAAATGTGGCGTACTTCAGGTAGTTCTCGACGGTTGCCTCGCCTTCGGCTTGATATGGGCTTAATATCCAGCTCACAACCAGCACGACAATGAAAAAGGCAAAATAGCGGTGCAGGCGGTTCCCGACCGGAATCGCCGGCTGGGTGGCCAGCCAAAAGACGATCGTGGCAATCATGTATACGCGCTCAAGGCGAATCGCCGCGAGCGCCGGAGATAGCTCGAATGGCCGATGAATGAACAGCCACATGTATCCGACGAGTAACCAAATCATGTGTTTTCAGTCGTACCGCACATTGATCTAGGAGTACCACATTCCATGTCGATATCTCGTGGTACCGCCTCGTCCCGGCGGAGGCTGCTAAGAGGTTTGCCCTTTGTGGTCAGGTATAACTGCTCATAAAACTCCTCATAGCGACGCGCCTGTCGGTCGACACCAAACTCCGCAAACGCGCGGTGCCTGGCGTTGGTTCCCAGCTGGCGCGAAAGCCCAGGATCTCGCAGCAGCCGATCGATGGCCACAGCCAACTGGCTGGCGTCGCCTGCAGGCATCAGCAGGCCGTGTTGGTCGTGGGTAATTAACTCTCCGCAACCGCCCACATCAGTGGCAACTATCGGCAAACCGGCGGCCATGTATTCCATGATCGAATTTGGTGAGCCTTCGGACTTCGAGCAGAGGACCGCCACATCCAGCGTCCGCAGGAATGCCGGGATGTCGGCCACGGTACCGAGCAGGTCGAAGCAATTTTGCAATCCGTATTCCCCGATCAGCAACTCCAAATCGGACCGGCAAGTCCCTTCGCCTGCGATTTGGTAGCGAACGTTGGGGTGAGACGGTTTCAGCAGGGCCGCAGCCCGGACGAGTAAGTCGAGGTTCTTGACCGGTCGCAAATTCGCAACAACGCCGACGCGAGTTTCGTGGCTGGTCGGATCACCGTAGCGCCGGCACTCAGATTCGGGAAATCGCGATAAATCTACTCCGTTGGAAATGATTTCAATAGTTTCGGGCAGGGCCCATTCGTGCTCGACGGCAACTCGCTTGCTGGCTTCGCAATTGGCGACCGTGGCGTCCAGCACCGTACTGAGGATTCTTCCTAGCCAACGGTCCTTCGGCTTCATCCACCAGTTGAGGTCGACGCGAAATCGAACGACGCGGGGGACACCGGTGAGTCTCGCTATGGGCGTTCCGAAATAAAGGGAGTCGGGAAACAGCGGGTGCAGCACATCGATGCGTTCGCGCCGCAGAAAGCGGCCGAACTCGATCGCCTTTCTCAAAGTAGATGGATGCCGAAGCGAACGCACGCCCAACCGCAGGATCGGCCGTCCGTCCACTTCCGCAAACTGTCGACTGTGCTCGTCCTCGCCACGCAGCAGGCACAAGTACGGTTCGATTCTGCGGCGATCCAGATGCTGCAAAAGCAACATGATCTGGCACTCGATTCCGGCCACGCCCAAACAATCGAGCATGAAGCACACGCGAAGCGGTCGGTCAGCGGTGGTGCGCGAGCGATGCATCTTGCGCGGCCTAGTGGCCGACAGGTTCGTGTATCTCAATGCTTGCGGGCGCGCGACGATTGTCCGGCAGGCGTGATTTCTTCACCGCGCATGGATTACCTGCGGCGACCACACTCGCAGGAATCGGTTTGACGACGACGCTTCCGGCGCCGACAACCGTGTCGTCTCCCACGTCCGCCATGACGACCGTACTGTTACCAAGCCAACAGTTTCGCCCAATGGTGACGGCGTCGTACTGCTCACGTTGGCTAGCAATTGGCTTGCTGAGATCGTCAAAGCTGTGCGTATGACGACCGGCGATAATATCTACATTGCTCCCTAGCAGGGTCTGATCGCCGATAATGCACATCCCCAGAGTGCAGCGGCCACCGATGTAGACGCCGCGACCTATCCTGGTGTGGCGGTGCGCAAACCATGTCCCAAACTCGATGGTGCAATCCCACCCAAACTCATCAAGCGTCATCAAATAAAAGCCGCGCCGCAAAACGATCCCTGGAAATCCGGGGAACAAGCTCAGGAACTCCGAGCACCCCAGAAAAAGGCTGTCTTTGGAATCAAATTGGGCAAACGCGCGGACGGGAATCCATAACAGCGCAGTCAAAACTGCCGCCGTCAAGGTACTCGCATCGCGCACGATATATCTTAAGTTTCTGACCGTGGATCGTTGCATGACGGTTTTGGGACTAGGACTCCGAGTGCGTCGCCGCGTGACTACTCGCCTCGGCCCGTTCGTGCGTGGCGCGTGAAAGCAGCAAGGAATCGATGACCTGTGAGTAATCATTCGCTTGCGACGCAAATGAGAATGCTTCTCTCACCAGCTGCATCCCGGCGGTTCCCATGCGGTGTCGCGTGGCACTATCGCGCAGCAGGTCGGTAATGCGCCTCGCTAGGCTGTCCGGATCGGCGGGCGCAACGAGGTAGCCGTTGATGCCGTCCTGTACGACTTCGGGCGTTCCACCTACGGCCGTGGCGACAACAGGTATTCCTGCCGCAAATGCTTCCAAGACGACGTTGGGAAGGCCCTCGGTATACGACGGCAAGACGAGCATCTCCAGATGAGGATAGTAGTGGTCGAGATCGGCGCAAAAACCGGCGAGGCGGAAGCGTTGACTCAATCCGAGCGCATCAATCTGGCGTTGCAGAACTTGCCTCAAAGGACCGTCACCGAACAGAACAAAGGCTGCATCGGGGTGCTGGCGCACCACCCGGTGGGCCGCATCGATTAGATGCCTGAAGCCCTTTTCAGGGCTCAGTCGGCCGGCCGCTCCCACGATCAGCCGCGGCTGCTCGGGGAACATCTGTTCCATACGACCTCGATAAGCAGAGTCTACCTGGGCAAAGCGCTCGCTGCGCACTGCACAATGGATGACCTGAGTCTTCGCTTTTGGCACGCCCGCCTTGCGGACCCTTTGAGCCTGTTTTTCGGAAACGCAGACCACCCGGTCCATCCGGCGCAACAGGAATCGATCTAGCGCGTCAAATATCCGGACTCGATAACTCTCGCCGGTCCAACCGTGAGAAACGGAGATGATTGGAATGCGGAGTCGGCGAGCTACTAAGCGACCAAAGAAGTTGGGTTTGTAGCCATGGCAGCAGAGGACGTCAGGTTGGAGAGTCTGCGTGAAGGACAGCAGTTCACGGTACGTCGCCACCATTCGAGGAAAATCGTATTGAATGGCGTACACATCGAAACCGCGTTCGCGGCCGGTCCGGACGAAATCTCTACAACGTCCTTCCTCTTGAAACGTAGCGAAAAGGGATTGGTATGCATCCTGCATTTCACGGCCAAGCTCCAGCATTTGACGTTCGACGCCCCCAAAGCATGGCGAGGCGGTCAGGTGCAGAACCTTGGTCCTGCGTGTTGACGGCGAAGCAAGGGCTTGAGAGCTGTTTTCCAACGTCGGCGAAATTGTACGCAGTTTGCTAACGGAGGTTTTCATCGAGGGGTTCGGGTCCAGGGAGTCGTCGCTGACATGCCCGACTGGAGGGCAATGAACATCAGCCGGAGCAGTATAAAAGGGGTCCATAGTAGATAGCGTGCGCGACGCATACTGAGGCCGACAACGGCCACTCCGACGGAGAAATAGACGAAATAGGCCGCAAGAACGCCTACACCAATGGCGGCGAAGGATTCATGAACGGCGTCGGGGTACACAGCTTGGAGAAGCGCGCCAATGCCCACCGTCAAGGCCACGTGCACGAGGACCAATGGCCTGGAGACAATTAGCAGTGTGAAGCCTGCGTCCGCTAGGTGCATCCGTCGTGTCAGAATACCCCTGACGAGTAATGCTGCGGCGGACTCTCGGCCGAGTCGGAGGGCACCGCCTGCCCAACGCTTCCGCTGGACTGATAATTGCTCCCGCCGTTCCGCTGCGGCGACAACCACACTAGCGTTCGCTATAAATCGTACGTGAATGTCGTGGCGCGCAAGTATTAACGTATATTCGGCATCCTCAACCGCAGAGTGGACATTCCAAGGGTGATCCTGAAGAAGTGTTCTATGCAACACCATTCCCGTTCCTACGAGCATGACCGCCAGCCCCAAAGTTGACTTCGGCGCGTAGAAGTAATCGTATTCCAGAATGTTGCCGACCATTGCCATGTAACTGATCGGGCTGGCGTCCGGATTCGATGGAATATGATTGGCTTGAAGCGCCAAGTCGCCTTGTTCCAAGCAGTAGTCGAACACGCGGAGTGAGTGTCTCTCGATGACACAGTCCGCATCGAGTACGACCATCGCGTCATACGCAGAAGGGAGTATTTGGTGGAAAGCCCATTCAAGAGCAAAACCCTTTCCCTGACGCTCAGCATCCTTTCTTTCTAGACAACAAGCGCCGAGACTCGTGGCAATCCCTGTGGTGTCGTCGGTGCAGTTGTCAGCAACGACAAACACTCGGTACTTGTCGGCGGGATAGTCCAATTCAGAGCATGACCGTAGGGCATGCTCTATGATGTCTTGTTCGTTATGTGCCGGAATGACAATTGCGAAGGTATGAGTAGGGTTTCTGCTGGCTTCCGCATATGCGCGTCCCCCGGCGAGCCGCGCTAGCATCAAAAACAAGTGGTACGTTGCCACGACCACCGCTGGCAGCAGAAAGAAAGCAAGATATAGGTATTGAACGAGCGTCATGGCCTTTGAAAGTTTGCCCGCGGGTAGACCGGGACGGCGACGGTCGTCAGACTCACGTCGATATCAGCCCGCTTCGCCATCATTTCCAATCCCTGGCGAATTCCCACCCGGGGCTGCCAGTCCAGCGCCTTGGCCGCGGCGGTGCAATCGAACGTTCGCAAGCCGATCGCCGACTTGAGTCGGTAGGGAGTGAGGGGAGCGGTCCGTCCAATCAGACCGAATACCGTATTAGCACCGAACGCCGCGGTATAGAGCAACGAGAGCGGCGCGTGGATAACCGACTTTTGCTTGCCGGTCGTCCGCAGATAAAAGCGGGCTATATCGTCCTGCGATAATTGGTTCGGATCGACCAGGTGCAGTACGGTGCCGTCAAACCGATCGGAATTACCCGCTGCCAAGATCGCATCCACGAGATCATCAACCCACACCAGCGGCAGCGTGTGACGACCATTTCCCAATACGATCAGGCGTGTTCCCGTCTCGATCGCCACGGCCCCTGAGAGAAACGGCCGATCCGGACCGACGACCTCGCCCGGCCGCAGGATAATCGCGCGCAGCCCGCGTTGCTGCACTGCCTCGACGACGATTCGTTCCGCCTGAAGTTTTGTCTGCGAATACAGGCCGCGCTTCTCGGCAAATGGTTCCAGTGGCCAGTCCTCGGCGATGGGCGCACCGTTCGCCGCGGCCGCGTGGATCACACTCAAGGAACTCATGTACACGAACTTGTCGATGCGATGGTTCAAAGCGCTTTCTACGACATTCGTCGTTCCGGCGATGGTGGCGCATTGAAAATCCTCGGCCCAGCCCTCGACCGCCGCCCCCAGATGATATACCTCTGAAACCCCCGTCACGGCTCGATCGACATCTGTCGAGTTCCCCAAGTTCCCCAAGAACACTTCGACGCGGTCATCCTCCAATAGCTCTTTCGCCGGCGCATGACGCGTTAGCAATCGCACGCGCCCCTTTTCATCCAGCAGGCGCCGTAGTAGGTGGCGGCCAATAAAGCCTGTGCCACCGGTCAGCAGGACTCGGGCGGTGCCGCGCTGGGGGAAACGTGCCACGTGCTGCTTTTTGGCGCGATCGGCCTCCCCGGCGATGTGCTCGGTCCAGCGGACAGTTGGTGTCGCCTGTTCAATCGACACCGGCGCGGGCAGCCCCGCTTGCAACGTCGCATAAAACTCTGCCACCAGATTCTGCAGCCCGTGATAGCGACGAAGTTTTTTGCGCAGGATACGCCACACGTTGCCCGCCACCTGGGTCATCATCGCACGCCCCTCATTGGCCGTATTGAGGATGCGTTCGGCAGCTCCTGGCAGCCGTCCTTTGCGTCGCACCGTTACCGACATGCCCATCATGTCGGCACGTATGATCCCACGTGTCCCTTGGATTTGCAGAACATCCTGAGCGGGCGTCACTTCCCAGGAAAAATGAATTTGCCCGGAGCCCCGTTCGCATTGCACAGAGACGCGCCAGTCCTTGAACGTCGGACAACCGTCCCGAGAGGGTTGGCCGAGCCGTACTGTCGCGTCGCTGACGGGTCCCAAAAACGCCTCGAGCAAATACAGCGAATGCACGCCCAGATCGCGGAATGGAAACCCGCCCGCCTGATATTGGTAAGGGACGGGGCCGCCGGCATAAGGGGCATACAGCTGGCTGCGGAAGTGGTCCACTCCCACGACTTTTCCCACGGCGCCACTATGAACGATCTCCAGCGCCTTCATCACAAATGGATCGCGCAGTTGGGAATGTCCCACGCAAACTT of the Pirellulales bacterium genome contains:
- a CDS encoding NAD-dependent epimerase/dehydratase family protein; translated protein: MRQEHILKAGLVGAGAICEAHIHALRRLRNVEIVGVADLDLSRASAMARRFNLPHAFSSFAELLAENPDVIHVLTPPDTHAQATLEALHRGCHVYVEKPLATSVEDCELIAAAATHAGRQVCVGHSQLRDPFVMKALEIVHSGAVGKVVGVDHFRSQLYAPYAGGPVPYQYQAGGFPFRDLGVHSLYLLEAFLGPVSDATVRLGQPSRDGCPTFKDWRVSVQCERGSGQIHFSWEVTPAQDVLQIQGTRGIIRADMMGMSVTVRRKGRLPGAAERILNTANEGRAMMTQVAGNVWRILRKKLRRYHGLQNLVAEFYATLQAGLPAPVSIEQATPTVRWTEHIAGEADRAKKQHVARFPQRGTARVLLTGGTGFIGRHLLRRLLDEKGRVRLLTRHAPAKELLEDDRVEVFLGNLGNSTDVDRAVTGVSEVYHLGAAVEGWAEDFQCATIAGTTNVVESALNHRIDKFVYMSSLSVIHAAAANGAPIAEDWPLEPFAEKRGLYSQTKLQAERIVVEAVQQRGLRAIILRPGEVVGPDRPFLSGAVAIETGTRLIVLGNGRHTLPLVWVDDLVDAILAAGNSDRFDGTVLHLVDPNQLSQDDIARFYLRTTGKQKSVIHAPLSLLYTAAFGANTVFGLIGRTAPLTPYRLKSAIGLRTFDCTAAAKALDWQPRVGIRQGLEMMAKRADIDVSLTTVAVPVYPRANFQRP
- a CDS encoding acyltransferase, coding for MQRSTVRNLRYIVRDASTLTAAVLTALLWIPVRAFAQFDSKDSLFLGCSEFLSLFPGFPGIVLRRGFYLMTLDEFGWDCTIEFGTWFAHRHTRIGRGVYIGGRCTLGMCIIGDQTLLGSNVDIIAGRHTHSFDDLSKPIASQREQYDAVTIGRNCWLGNSTVVMADVGDDTVVGAGSVVVKPIPASVVAAGNPCAVKKSRLPDNRRAPASIEIHEPVGH
- a CDS encoding glycosyltransferase family 2 protein — encoded protein: MTLVQYLYLAFFLLPAVVVATYHLFLMLARLAGGRAYAEASRNPTHTFAIVIPAHNEQDIIEHALRSCSELDYPADKYRVFVVADNCTDDTTGIATSLGACCLERKDAERQGKGFALEWAFHQILPSAYDAMVVLDADCVIERHSLRVFDYCLEQGDLALQANHIPSNPDASPISYMAMVGNILEYDYFYAPKSTLGLAVMLVGTGMVLHRTLLQDHPWNVHSAVEDAEYTLILARHDIHVRFIANASVVVAAAERREQLSVQRKRWAGGALRLGRESAAALLVRGILTRRMHLADAGFTLLIVSRPLVLVHVALTVGIGALLQAVYPDAVHESFAAIGVGVLAAYFVYFSVGVAVVGLSMRRARYLLWTPFILLRLMFIALQSGMSATTPWTRTPR
- a CDS encoding glycosyltransferase, whose product is MKTSVSKLRTISPTLENSSQALASPSTRRTKVLHLTASPCFGGVERQMLELGREMQDAYQSLFATFQEEGRCRDFVRTGRERGFDVYAIQYDFPRMVATYRELLSFTQTLQPDVLCCHGYKPNFFGRLVARRLRIPIISVSHGWTGESYRVRIFDALDRFLLRRMDRVVCVSEKQAQRVRKAGVPKAKTQVIHCAVRSERFAQVDSAYRGRMEQMFPEQPRLIVGAAGRLSPEKGFRHLIDAAHRVVRQHPDAAFVLFGDGPLRQVLQRQIDALGLSQRFRLAGFCADLDHYYPHLEMLVLPSYTEGLPNVVLEAFAAGIPVVATAVGGTPEVVQDGINGYLVAPADPDSLARRITDLLRDSATRHRMGTAGMQLVREAFSFASQANDYSQVIDSLLLSRATHERAEASSHAATHSES
- a CDS encoding glycosyltransferase, whose product is MLDCLGVAGIECQIMLLLQHLDRRRIEPYLCLLRGEDEHSRQFAEVDGRPILRLGVRSLRHPSTLRKAIEFGRFLRRERIDVLHPLFPDSLYFGTPIARLTGVPRVVRFRVDLNWWMKPKDRWLGRILSTVLDATVANCEASKRVAVEHEWALPETIEIISNGVDLSRFPESECRRYGDPTSHETRVGVVANLRPVKNLDLLVRAAALLKPSHPNVRYQIAGEGTCRSDLELLIGEYGLQNCFDLLGTVADIPAFLRTLDVAVLCSKSEGSPNSIMEYMAAGLPIVATDVGGCGELITHDQHGLLMPAGDASQLAVAIDRLLRDPGLSRQLGTNARHRAFAEFGVDRQARRYEEFYEQLYLTTKGKPLSSLRRDEAVPRDIDMECGTPRSMCGTTENT
- a CDS encoding O-antigen ligase family protein, whose translation is MIATIVFWLATQPAIPVGNRLHRYFAFFIVVLVVSWILSPYQAEGEATVENYLKYATFYVLLVTSVRTDQDLRNIIVGHFAVVTLVMAHTLRENFNGNAWYAQGIVRMQGIGQTFRDPNDLAGLIVCSQPFAWVLWSGWRKRWQRVLLLGHFGMAGYCVMLTGSRMGMVGILLAGLLASVASPKRLRLLAAYTVILAAVWMLLPEDRKSRYLSLYDSSYGNSATNNSGSRLRVAGFEAAIPVFLQKPLLGFGPSSFSQASGTGHLPHNLYGQLLAELGVAGAVTFGLMLFGVLQNTLEARMLRGTGCVDEFAWRTVIAASASFLLLAVMAWGFNFLFWHVWLWFGAFQVVGLRLMRNQVEYWQMCQEGDFLNNTEDVTLAWE